AGTATGCCGGTAAATTCATATTGGTAACAGGCGGCCCCGCAACTAATAAGGCCATCTTTAAGCCATCTGCCGAGCGCCTGGCAGACAGCGACCTGGTGAATATGAAAGATACCTACATGATGGACAGATCAGCCCTGGCAGGGTTTATCAATTACTTTAAAACCCTAAACCGTATAACCGATATATTAGGTAAATCGGGTGCTTTGGCCATAATCAGCACCTCGCAGGAGGACCGTAACGGTACCGTGTTTGTACAGGGCTTTGCTGGTTATAAACTGGGCATGCCAGAAGGTTTGCCAAAGGTAAGCATGGCCTTTGAGGATGCTCAAAAGTTAAAAAGGCTGCTGGCATCGGGCCAAAAGGTAGAGCTTGATCTTAACATTGCCCCTGCCGCATCAACCAAAGATACAAAGGGTTACAACGTTGTTGGTGAAATACCGGGCACCGATCCTAAGCTAAAATCGCAGTTGGTTATGCTTGGCGGTCACCTTGATTCGTGGCAATCGGCTACCGGTGCCACAGATAATGGCGCGGGTTGTATTGTAATGATGGAGGCTGTACGTTTGCTTGATTCATTGGGCCTTAAGCCAAAACGCACTATCCGCATTGCCTTATGGGGTGGCGAAGAGCAAGGCCTTTTAGGCTCGTATGGTTATGTAAAAAACCACTTTATGGGCACAAATGGCACCATTAAGCCAGAACAGGCTAAGGTATCGGCCTACTTTAACTTAGATAACGGTACAGGTAAAATACGGGGCATTTTTGCACAAGGCAATACAGCTGTAGCGCCAATATTTGAGAAATGGTTTACCCCTTTCCATGACCTTGATGCTAAAACCGTTACGCTAAAAAATACAGGATCGACAGACCACTTGTCTTTTGATTGGGCCGGTATACCCGGTTTTCAGTTTATACAGGACCCTATTGATTATGAGACCCGTACGCACCATAGCAATCAGGATAATTACGACCACCTGCAAATTGACGACCTTAAGCAAGCGGCTATCATCGTTGCTTCGTTTGTGTACCAAACCAGCGTAAGGGCCGATATGTTGCCAAGAAAACCGGTGGTTAAAGAAACCTTCGTATTCGACGGATTGTAAGAAAACCTTATATTACAGCGGCTTACGCTGGCAAAGCGCCTTAAATATTAAGGCGCTTTTGTTTTTAATTATCATATTAGTGCATGCAAAAATATTACCTGCTCATTTTCCTATTCTTTGCCGGACTGGGTGCGTCGGCCGTCAACCCGCATGATTATTTTACCTGGGTATTAGAGGTTTTCCCGGCCATAATAGGTTTTTTTGTTTTGATAGTTACTTTTAAGCGATTCAAATTTAGCTATTTAAACTACTGCTTTATATTGGTGCACTGCTACGTTTTATTTATAGGCGGGCATTATACTTACGCACAAGTGCCCCTATTTAACTGGATAAAAGACACCTTTCATCAAACCCGCAATAACTACGACAAAGTAGGGCACTTTACACAAGGCTTTGTGCCGGCTATGATAACCCGCGAGTTGTTCATTCGCCTGCAGGTAGTAAAACCGGGCAAATGGTTAGCATTTTTAACGGTATGCGTATGTGTCACTATCAGCGTATTATACGAGTTTTTAGAGTGGTTTGTAGCCATTGTATCAGGCGAATCCGGCGATTCTTTCCTGGGGACACAGGGTTACATATGGGACACACAATCGGACATGTTGTACGCCATGATAGGTGCCACTTGTATGGTTATATTTATGGCCAGGCTGCAAAACAAGGCCATTAAGCAACTAACAACGTAAAGCTATATAGTGCAAAAAACCGTAACCAATTGCTTGCAGCACCGTATAAACCCACATATTTGATGAATGATATGAGATACGTTGCCTGCATTGTTTTTTTAATGGTCATAAGCCTATCGGGGTGTAAGAAAGAAGTAATAGCGGTGTCGAAAACCACTATAGTGGGTTGGGGCGACGATTTGACCTATGGCGTAGGCGGCAGGGACACAACCTATTTAACTGAATTGGCTAAGCTTACAGGCTTGCAAACATACAATATGGGCGCTTTTTCTGAAACAAGCACTCAGATAAAAGAACGTATGATATCGGATGAATCACTACATGTTTACCCCACTATAATTTGGGCCGGCCGTTATAATACCTGGCACCAGGAAACCATAAAGAATGATATTGCCGAAATGGTAGCCAGTCTTGGCCACTCTAATTACCTTATTTTGGGCTTAATTAACGCTGATAATGGCTTAGAAAGCAAAGGGCGCGATAATTACAATAGGATAATAAGTATAAATAAGGCCCTGGCAGGAATTTACAGCGACCATTTCCTTGATATTCGCACCTATCTCGTTGCTCAATACAATCCACAGGATGCATTTGATGTAAAGGACCATACACTTGACATTGTACCCCGCAGCCTTCGCAACGGTTTACTTAATTTAAATGCCAAAGGCTACCGTATGGTTGCCGGCCAGGTTAACACCAAAATAAATATACTGCGCGGAGATGCTACCGCTACCACAAAATAGTTTTATTAAGTAGCTACGATGTTAATCTGTTCATTACCGCCACCCGGCGCTTATATGACAGATTTTTATATTTATTACTTAATTAAGTTTTTTTAAAAGATTCCTTCTTCTCAATCGTCTAACTAAGTAAGGGCGCATTTGCCTATTTCAAGGCATGGTTAGTGTGTTTTATACACATATTATTGTAACACATTTACTCTCCATGCGTCTGACAGAGCAAAAATGAATTTTCAACATTCATTTTTGTGTCATAATAGTAAATTAAGTTGACTAATATAGTCAACTCGGTTTACATTTGTACTGTCATTTAGATAGACATGGAAACAAAATATACATCACAACCGGAAACACCTATATCTGTTAAGCCCTTACAAGCCGAACAACAGCCCCACCACCTTACTCCCGCCGATTATATTATCGAGGCATTAGGAGAAGGTATAAAGCAAAATTTTTTGGGCTACAGTATCGATATGGAGTTTTTAACGCTTACTGCCCGCAGTATAGTGGTTTCGGGTGTAAGCTCTATCAAACAACATGTTATTAAGCCTATATCTGCTAAGCTTCAGCGTGGTCATGGGCATCCAAACCTTACCCAAACCTCATTCTAATAACACAATGAAAAATATATTTACCCCTGTTCTTAAAAAAAGCATATTACCCCTACTTATACTGCTTACAAGCTTTACGGCATCTTTTGCACAAACAACCGTTAGAGGTGTTGTTACAGACGCTAAAACAAAAGAGACCATGCCGTTTGTAACGGTAATGTTTGCTGGTACTACACAAGGAATAAGTACCGATAACAATGGCCACTATTCCATTAGTACTACAGGCACCGCCACCCAAATAAAGGTGACTTTTATGGGCTATAAAACTGTTGTACGCAATATTGAAGTAAACAAAGACCAAACTATTAATATTGCCCTGGTAGCCGAAAGCCAAAGTTTAAGCGAGGTAAAGATCGTATCTGGAAAAAAGAAAAAATACACCAATAAAAATAATCCGGCAGTTGAACTAATACGCCAGGTTATTGCCCATAAAGAACAAAATCAGTTAGATAACTATAACTACGCCGAGTACAAACAGTATGAGCGTATGATATTTTCGTTAAGCAATCTGTCAGATAAATTTAAAAATAAAAGGGCTTTTAAAAACTACCAGTTTATGTTTAAAGAGCAGGATTCGACCGCTATTGGTGGTAAAACGCTGTTGCCTTTATACATGGAAGAAAAACTTTCAGACAATTACTTCCGTAAGGACCCATATACCAAAAAACAGGTTATAGAAGCTAACAAACAAGTTAAATACGACGAGAACTTTATAGACAATCAGGGCCTTAAAGCGTACTTTAACCGTATGTATCAGGACATCAATATCTATGATAACAACGTGTCGTTATTAAGTAACCAACTACTAAGCCCGATTGCTGATCATTCTCCTGATTTTTATAAATTTTTTATTACCGATACACTTAAAGACCAGCAGCCTAATTTAATTGAGCTGAGCTTTACACCACGTAACACTAATGGTTTGTTATTTGAAGGGCGCATTTATATCACGATGGATGGCAATTATGCTGTGCAAAACGCCTTTTTAACGGTAAACAAAAACATCAACCTAAACTTTGTGAGGCAGATGCAGGCTAACTTATCCTTCGAAAAAAACAACGATGGTAAGTATCACTTAAGCCAAAGCGACCTTAAAATAGAGTTTGGTATCAACAAAAATAAAGGCGGTGGTGTATTTGGCGAGCGCCTGGTAACCATAAACAATTTTGAAATAAACAAACCACGCCCTAAGCAAACCTATGAAGGCCCTACTGAGGTTTTAGCAGCAAACGCCGACGAAAAGGACGACCATTACTGGATGATGAGCCGCCCCGATACATTGGATGCCGCCGCTGCTACCGTTTATAAAAATGTAGATAGCTTGCAAAGTATGCCATCATTTAAGCGTACCATGGATATTGCTACCCTGTTAATAGCCGGTTATAAAAACTTTGGCGATTTTGAAATGGGGCCGGCCAACACATTTTATAGCTTTAACCCAGTAGAAGGTTTCCGCGCACGTATTGGCGGTCGTACTACTACTAATCTAAGCAAGCGTTATTATTTTGAAACTTATGGCGCTTATGGTACAAAAGATGAGAAATTCAAATACTTTTTAAGCAGTACCTATTCGCTTAACAACAAATCTATTTACTCGTTCCCGCAAAATTATATAAGGGCAAGCTTTCAGCACGATACCAAA
This portion of the Inquilinus sp. KBS0705 genome encodes:
- a CDS encoding DUF2238 domain-containing protein, which encodes MQKYYLLIFLFFAGLGASAVNPHDYFTWVLEVFPAIIGFFVLIVTFKRFKFSYLNYCFILVHCYVLFIGGHYTYAQVPLFNWIKDTFHQTRNNYDKVGHFTQGFVPAMITRELFIRLQVVKPGKWLAFLTVCVCVTISVLYEFLEWFVAIVSGESGDSFLGTQGYIWDTQSDMLYAMIGATCMVIFMARLQNKAIKQLTT
- a CDS encoding carboxypeptidase-like regulatory domain-containing protein, whose protein sequence is MKNIFTPVLKKSILPLLILLTSFTASFAQTTVRGVVTDAKTKETMPFVTVMFAGTTQGISTDNNGHYSISTTGTATQIKVTFMGYKTVVRNIEVNKDQTINIALVAESQSLSEVKIVSGKKKKYTNKNNPAVELIRQVIAHKEQNQLDNYNYAEYKQYERMIFSLSNLSDKFKNKRAFKNYQFMFKEQDSTAIGGKTLLPLYMEEKLSDNYFRKDPYTKKQVIEANKQVKYDENFIDNQGLKAYFNRMYQDINIYDNNVSLLSNQLLSPIADHSPDFYKFFITDTLKDQQPNLIELSFTPRNTNGLLFEGRIYITMDGNYAVQNAFLTVNKNINLNFVRQMQANLSFEKNNDGKYHLSQSDLKIEFGINKNKGGGVFGERLVTINNFEINKPRPKQTYEGPTEVLAANADEKDDHYWMMSRPDTLDAAAATVYKNVDSLQSMPSFKRTMDIATLLIAGYKNFGDFEMGPANTFYSFNPVEGFRARIGGRTTTNLSKRYYFETYGAYGTKDEKFKYFLSSTYSLNNKSIYSFPQNYIRASFQHDTKIPGQELQFVQESNFLLSFKRGANDVWLYNDIFRLDYVHEFTNHFSYNLGFKKWNQSPAGSLLFQNLLPNGTLNDVNLIHTTELSAQLRWAPHEKFYQGKLYRTPIIDKYPIFTLNYTQGVKGLVGGDYNYQNVVGNISKRFYLSQLGYTDVVTEGGYLFGKVPFPLMDIHHANQTYAFQLQSYNLMNFQEFVSDHYASIMIDHNFNGFLFNRVPLLKKLKLREIIDFKSLWGGVRSENNPANDRSLLRFPGSYGIGSPTYALSAKPYMEGSIGVGNIFKVLRIDLVKRFTYLENPGAPRYGVRAFVKFDF
- a CDS encoding M20/M25/M40 family metallo-hydrolase, yielding MKHLALKSILALAMLSAGNLYAQETVDTAVFRKIREAELNSSQIPQIAHYITDVSGPRLSGSEAYKRAGNWAVATMKKWGMANAAMEPWGEFGKQWDIQDFHIYMKAPYSASLMAYPEPWSASTNGMKHAEVKLLSPANIQDTSFLKQHIAEYAGKFILVTGGPATNKAIFKPSAERLADSDLVNMKDTYMMDRSALAGFINYFKTLNRITDILGKSGALAIISTSQEDRNGTVFVQGFAGYKLGMPEGLPKVSMAFEDAQKLKRLLASGQKVELDLNIAPAASTKDTKGYNVVGEIPGTDPKLKSQLVMLGGHLDSWQSATGATDNGAGCIVMMEAVRLLDSLGLKPKRTIRIALWGGEEQGLLGSYGYVKNHFMGTNGTIKPEQAKVSAYFNLDNGTGKIRGIFAQGNTAVAPIFEKWFTPFHDLDAKTVTLKNTGSTDHLSFDWAGIPGFQFIQDPIDYETRTHHSNQDNYDHLQIDDLKQAAIIVASFVYQTSVRADMLPRKPVVKETFVFDGL